GGGAAAAACTACCACCATCGGTAAAATTTCTCATCTAGCCCAAAAATCTGGTTATAAATGCCTGATTGGGGCGGCAGATACATTCCGGGCGGCGGCTGTGGAACAAGTCAAAGTTTGGGGAAATAGAAGCGGTGTAGAAGTTATCGCCAATCCTGGGAAAAACACAGATCCAGCAGCAGTGGTATTTGATGCGATCGCCGCCGCCCAATCAAGAGAAACCGAACTACTATTAATAGATACCGCTGGGAGACTGCAAAACAAGAAAAACCTCATGGACGAACTCAGCAAAATCCGCAAAATCATAGATAAAAAAGCCCCTAATGCCCGCGTTGAATCCCTGTTAGTTCTCGATTCCACCTTGGGACAAAATGGACTGCGACAAGCTGAAGTATTTTCCCAAGCAGCCCAACTCAGTGGCGTTGTTTTAACCAAATTAGACGGAACAGGTAAAGGGGGTGTAGCGATCGCTGTCGTCCAGCAATTAGGCTTACCTATCCGTTTTATAGGCGCTGGTGAAGGAATTGAAGATTTGCGTCCATTTTCTAGTTACGAATTTGTAGAAGCATTACTAAGCGGTTGATAACGCCATCAAAAAAGCGATTATAAGTCGCGGATACACAGACAAAACCCACTTTCGTGGGTTAAGAAGCCTTAATTTTTCATTAGTCCAGGTATCCCTTACGGGATCACAAGTTAGGTTTATTCAGCAAGCCCTAATTACTTACTTAATATACTAAACACGGGTGAGATTTAAACTTTTGCCAAATGACAAAGAACCCAGATGTGTAGGGGTAAAGCAAAAGCTGATATGTGTCAACTTAAGCTCAAATCCCTACCACATCTCGTTCCTAGTCTCTGACTAGGAATGCAGTTGATGAGGCTCTGCCTCTAATATTATTGAAGGCAGAGCCTTCTAGAATTCATTCCCAGTCAGAGACTGGGAATGAGATGACTTGAGTTCTTTGCGTGATAGAGGTTTTACGTTAAGTTGACACCAATGAAGCTCTTGCTTTACCCCTTGTATCGTAATAAGGAGAGAAAAGAGTAAAATCTTAACTCAAGCAATCAAGCCGTTTTGAGTATAACAAAAACCCCAGAAGTAAAACTTCTGAGGTATAAAGAGTTTTAGGAACGATTGAGAACAATAGCAATGTTGTGATCAGTTGGAGTAGGCAATCTTTAAACTGATCACAAAATAGCCTTGTCAGCATCTCAAACTAAGAACCTAAAAGCCCACAGGTCAACTACTTAAATACTCTAGCAGAGGTCTTTTTATCTCAGTAGCCAAGTTGGCATTTTTTAAACTCTCAACTAGTAGTTCGTCAAATTTATTTTGACGGGTAATAATCGGAAAAACTTCTGTTCTTCCCTCCCCTACCTCCCCTACCCCCCTACCTCCCCTACCCCCCTACCTCCCCCCCTACCTCCCCTACCTCCCCTACCCCCCTACCTCCCCTACCTCCCCTACCCCCTCTCCCGTCATTTTCGGGTTGACAGACTACTAGATATCTAGCTGGCGAGGGATATTAACCAATTCGTAAAGCTTATTTTCAAACTTTTGGGTACAAGCTGACCAATCAAATTCTAGAATCGAGGGACGTGCTTGTGCAGTCAATTGATTTTTAAGATCAGGATCTTCGAGTATGGTAATTACCTTTTGGGCAAAGTCTTCAGGGCTATTAGGTGCAGCTAAAAAACCATTTACTCCAGAAATAACCTGTTCAGCGGTTGAAGGGGCAACAACAGCCACTACGGGAGTTCCAGAAGCTAAGGCTTCGTTGGTTGTGGTACAGAAATTTTCGGTGACAGAAGGGTTGACAAATATATCTGCTTTTGCAAACCAACCTAAAAGTTCTTTCCCATGAGATTCACCCCAAATTGTGACACCATTGGGGAATTTTTCGGCACGACGGCGAATTTCTGCATCTAGGGGACCGCTACCGACAATTACTAAATGGACATCGGGAATTTTGGCAGCAATGAGGGGATAAATATCTAAAAGTTGATTGACATTTTTTTCTGGGGTAATGCGTCCCACAAATAAAATAGTTGGACGTTTATCATCAGGAATTGGATCATAACAAATATTGCGAGGGTGAAATTTTTCGCAATCAATTCCTTGATAGGGTAAATATTCGCTACGTTGCGCTTTTAGTTTTTGGTATTTAGTTAATTGTTCGCGGGAAGAGAATAAACTTAAATCATAAGTTTCACTAAATTGTTTAACTAAAAGTGGGAGGAGAGGACGAACTAGGTTAAAGAATGTATTTCCAAAATAATATTGGATA
The DNA window shown above is from Anabaena sp. WA102 and carries:
- a CDS encoding glycosyltransferase, translated to MKNKPLRIALFTGLYAPFLTGVSVAVHQRVHWLLKQGHEVFLVHPEINNKYPNQVGNRPMSGIEELETFINFSSYSFPTEPLIFYKSLPQPLNHRHWSDTKLLNHFQPDIIVVEEAPQMRGLYSGFLQGYGRSVGVQYAKKTKTPIISIFHTDIIAYIQYYFGNTFFNLVRPLLPLLVKQFSETYDLSLFSSREQLTKYQKLKAQRSEYLPYQGIDCEKFHPRNICYDPIPDDKRPTILFVGRITPEKNVNQLLDIYPLIAAKIPDVHLVIVGSGPLDAEIRRRAEKFPNGVTIWGESHGKELLGWFAKADIFVNPSVTENFCTTTNEALASGTPVVAVVAPSTAEQVISGVNGFLAAPNSPEDFAQKVITILEDPDLKNQLTAQARPSILEFDWSACTQKFENKLYELVNIPRQLDI